One Pecten maximus chromosome 16, xPecMax1.1, whole genome shotgun sequence DNA window includes the following coding sequences:
- the LOC117345045 gene encoding uncharacterized protein LOC117345045: MDSYEEATMSMAANAVLSRRQGGSHRKRTMGRYATVDNQSSDSINNRQWSLLVDKSTQVDSRRQEVEADYMKKKTILQGMLLLVLLIHTTTNLRLLQASVSPPPFYNLIMVVNGLALVCQVAAGGLLAVIAYMERSEKHDLEVIKKINDITIHLVIVVLLLCVFLSSLVP, from the exons ATGGATTCATATGAAGAGGCGACGATGAGCATGGCCGCAAATGCCGTCTTGTCTCGACGTCAAGGTGGCAGTCACCGGAAGCGGACAATGGGACGTTACGCTACAGTAGACAATCAAAGTAGCGATTCCATCAATAATCGCCAATGGTCTTTACTGGTAGACAAGTCGACACAAGTG GATTCCCGTCGACAGGAAGTTGAGGCAGACTATATGAAGAAGAAGACAATTTTACAGGGAATGTTGCTCCTAGTGCTTCTCATACATACCACAACCAATCTGCGCCTTTTACAAGCGTCCGTGTCTCCGCCACCTTTCTACAACCTCATTATGGTGGTCAATGGTCTAGCGTTGGTCTGTCAAGTCGCTGCAGGGGGTCTCCTCGCTGTCATTGCATACATGGAAAGAAGTGAAAAACATGACCTGGAGGTCATTAAAAAGATCAATGACATAACAATTCATTTAGTTATTGTTGTGTTGctattgtgtgtgtttttatcgTCATTGGTACCCTAA
- the LOC117345048 gene encoding sushi, nidogen and EGF-like domain-containing protein 1, whose product MVNFTATRLVALLLISVVSGIFLEDMYPYPYNGIAGADDQLLGPTDDGSSPVIYFNFKFFNKAYDTIYVNNNGHLSFTGQYSRYSPQPFPDTAPLIALFWIDVDTRTTGEVWYKLTNDSALLTRAKADIANYYDNQTTFQPTSVFTATWLDVPYYNAAGVDATKRNTFQVVLVTDGVKSFAMFHYQTIEWAGYANGNTHAMVGFNAGDNVNSYTLNNYNYDDITNLEYRSNIGVPGKFIFRVDGTAILAAGDAILMGKFQLFCS is encoded by the exons ATGGTTAATTTCACTGCTACACGTCTAGTGGCTTTGTTGTTGATTTCTGTAGTTAGTGGAATCTTTTTAGAGGATATGTACCCCTACCCATACAACGGAATAGCAGGAGCTGACGATCAGCTGTTAGGTCCAACAGATGATGGAAGTTCTCCTGTCATCTATTTCAACTTTAAGTTTTTCAACAAGGCCTACGACACGATTTAC GTTAATAATAACGGGCATCTTTCCTTCACTGGTCAGTATTCCCGATACTCTCCCCAACCGTTTCCAGACACTGCTCCATTGATCGCGCTGTTTTGGATAGATGTCGATACTCGCACAACTGGCGAGGTTTGGTACAAGCTCACAAATGACTCTGCTCTCCTCACTCGCGCCAAAGCTGACATTGCAAACTACTATGACAATCAAACTACATTCCAACCGACCAGCGTTTTTACAGCAACATGGCTAGATGTTCCATACTATAATGCCGCTGGAGTTGATGCGACGAAG AGGAATACTTTCCAGGTAGTTCTAGTGACGGATGGAGTCAAATCCTTTGCAATGTTCCATTACCAGACCATAGAATGGGCCGGGTATGCGAATGGTAATACACACGCTATG GTTGGATTTAATGCTGGAGACAATGTAAATAGCTACACCTTGAACAATTATAATTACGATGACATCACCAACCTTGAATACAGATCTAACATTGGTGTTCCTGGAAAGTTCATCTTCCGAGTTGACGGGACAGCAATATTAGCGGCTGGTGATGCTATACTAATGG GTAAGTTTCAGTTATTTTGCTCCTAA